The Fibrobacter sp. UWEL genome includes a region encoding these proteins:
- a CDS encoding fibrobacter succinogenes major paralogous domain-containing protein → MLPVLSFGASKAAKKNEVKDPRDKQVYRTVKIAGKTWLGDNLNYNSEGSFCLKDDDNNCEAYGRLYTWDAAQVACPAGFHLPSHDDFESLWTAAGADFNAGYLVKTTYGWKGNTNGNDTLKFSAMAAGNRFDDGTYGNLEKFAFFWTSDDKLEGIGAGNARVWYLTNKSMAFSYTSKPKDFGFSVRCVK, encoded by the coding sequence ATGCTTCCGGTTCTTTCGTTCGGTGCTTCCAAGGCGGCCAAGAAAAACGAGGTGAAGGATCCGCGCGACAAGCAGGTTTATAGAACCGTTAAAATCGCAGGAAAGACCTGGCTTGGTGACAATCTGAACTATAACTCCGAAGGTAGTTTCTGCTTGAAAGATGATGACAACAATTGCGAAGCCTATGGCAGGCTGTACACTTGGGATGCCGCCCAGGTTGCGTGCCCCGCAGGTTTCCACCTGCCCTCTCACGACGATTTTGAATCACTCTGGACTGCTGCCGGTGCGGACTTCAACGCCGGTTATTTAGTCAAGACGACTTACGGCTGGAAAGGCAATACCAATGGCAACGATACGCTAAAGTTCAGCGCCATGGCCGCAGGCAACCGCTTTGACGATGGTACTTACGGTAACCTGGAAAAATTCGCCTTCTTCTGGACCTCCGACGATAAGCTGGAAGGAATCGGGGCGGGGAATGCTCGCGTGTGGTATCTGACCAACAAGTCCATGGCCTTCAGCTATACTAGCAAGCCTAAGGACTTTGGTTTTTCCGTCCGTTGCGTGAAATAA
- a CDS encoding ATP-dependent helicase: MNKLDAEQREAVENTEGFVRVIAGAGSGKTRTLTQRYLYLAKELGISPSNILCVTFTNKAAGEMKSRIRTMLKGDDSGYISTFHGFCVQFLREDIHVLNYPKEFMILDEDDQKALLKKSYAELGLHLNDLKISSVMDFIGGRKANETDYVSLFAEKNGEDLLELIESAPDKWHKVYYRYLYEQRKNFALDFDDLILVTLYILKRFPEKLEKWSKRMMYIMVDEFQDIDGQQYQLAELLSSYHKNLFVVGDPDQTIYTWRGADVNRILDFDRHHEGCKTILLQNNYRSTPSILKVPDSVIKNNEFRIEKVLRPMRSGGKTPVFYHAKNTRKEAEWIVERIQQAVENGVDYKDIAVLYRMHSQSRSVEEALMSKEIPYKVYSGIGFYQRQEVKDVLCYLRILVYGDDLSFMRVVNTPKRMFGPKKQAILQNYAASRGLNLYDALLEIYVAAAAEDAAVENETVKPDLDCSAFMSRTKVGEFVQLIEKYRSAYKDMAVSDVLTKMLRESGYEEMLRLDGDDDRLSNLAELKQGVMEFEKNFEEDATLDEYLQNIVLFTNADVDSQVPELAEGNGGSAGSLTLDRKNKIQLMTIHNAKGLEFPYVFVCGLNEGCFPVKRVKNKVQLEEERRLAYVALTRAENVLCMSDSEDSAGGDVQCRYPSRFLLEMNMDDLDIVQGFSDEWYRAAKQHIAEVDRNRELGEGLNLDDSGVDGVSGKKAPVAKFAEGDRVVHKIMGAGTIVGIDAENFYYEIKFDKIATHRAIQFDYPLEAE; the protein is encoded by the coding sequence ATGAATAAGTTGGATGCAGAACAGCGGGAAGCTGTAGAAAATACCGAAGGTTTTGTTCGTGTGATTGCAGGTGCGGGGTCCGGAAAGACTCGTACCTTGACTCAGCGCTACCTCTACCTGGCCAAGGAGCTGGGAATTTCTCCATCCAACATTCTCTGCGTCACCTTTACCAACAAGGCTGCGGGCGAAATGAAGAGCCGTATCCGCACTATGCTGAAGGGTGACGATTCCGGCTACATTTCTACTTTCCATGGCTTTTGCGTTCAGTTCCTGCGAGAGGATATTCATGTCCTGAATTATCCCAAGGAATTCATGATCCTGGATGAAGATGACCAGAAGGCTTTGCTGAAAAAGTCCTACGCCGAGCTGGGCCTGCATCTAAATGACCTGAAGATCAGTAGCGTCATGGATTTTATTGGCGGTCGCAAGGCCAACGAGACGGATTACGTTTCCCTCTTTGCGGAAAAGAACGGGGAGGACTTGCTGGAACTGATTGAGTCTGCGCCCGACAAGTGGCATAAGGTTTATTACCGCTATCTTTACGAACAGCGCAAAAACTTTGCCCTGGATTTTGATGACCTGATTTTAGTGACGCTTTATATCTTGAAGCGTTTCCCGGAAAAGCTGGAGAAGTGGTCCAAACGCATGATGTATATCATGGTGGATGAATTTCAGGATATTGACGGTCAGCAGTATCAATTGGCGGAACTGTTAAGCAGCTACCATAAGAATCTATTTGTGGTGGGGGATCCGGACCAGACCATTTATACTTGGCGTGGTGCCGATGTGAATCGTATCCTGGATTTTGACCGCCATCATGAGGGTTGCAAGACCATTCTCTTGCAGAACAACTACCGTTCTACGCCCAGCATTTTGAAAGTTCCTGATTCCGTCATCAAGAATAACGAGTTCCGTATTGAAAAGGTGCTGCGCCCCATGCGCTCGGGCGGCAAGACTCCTGTTTTCTATCACGCCAAGAATACTCGCAAAGAGGCTGAATGGATCGTTGAACGCATCCAGCAGGCGGTGGAAAATGGGGTGGATTACAAAGACATTGCGGTTTTGTACCGCATGCATTCCCAGTCTCGTTCCGTGGAAGAAGCCTTGATGAGTAAGGAGATTCCCTATAAGGTTTATAGCGGGATTGGCTTCTATCAGCGTCAGGAAGTGAAGGATGTGCTTTGCTACCTGCGTATATTGGTGTATGGCGATGACTTAAGCTTTATGCGTGTGGTAAATACGCCCAAGCGTATGTTTGGCCCCAAGAAGCAGGCTATCCTCCAGAATTATGCTGCCAGTCGCGGGCTTAATCTCTACGACGCCCTATTAGAAATTTATGTGGCTGCTGCCGCCGAAGATGCCGCGGTAGAAAACGAAACGGTCAAGCCTGATCTGGATTGTTCCGCCTTTATGTCCCGTACGAAAGTCGGGGAGTTTGTCCAGCTGATTGAAAAGTACCGTAGCGCCTATAAGGATATGGCTGTAAGCGATGTCTTGACCAAGATGCTTCGTGAATCGGGCTACGAGGAAATGCTCCGCCTGGATGGGGACGATGATCGCCTCAGCAATCTGGCAGAATTAAAGCAGGGCGTCATGGAATTCGAGAAGAACTTCGAGGAAGACGCTACTCTGGATGAGTACCTGCAAAATATCGTGCTGTTCACTAACGCGGATGTGGATTCTCAGGTCCCTGAGCTTGCCGAAGGGAACGGTGGTTCGGCGGGCTCACTAACCTTAGATCGCAAGAATAAGATTCAGCTCATGACCATCCATAACGCCAAGGGTCTGGAATTCCCCTACGTATTTGTGTGCGGCCTGAACGAGGGCTGTTTCCCGGTGAAGCGTGTGAAGAACAAGGTCCAGCTGGAAGAGGAACGCAGGCTAGCTTACGTGGCCTTGACCCGTGCGGAAAATGTTCTCTGCATGAGCGATTCCGAGGATAGCGCCGGCGGTGACGTGCAATGCCGTTATCCATCCCGATTCCTGCTGGAAATGAACATGGATGATCTGGATATTGTCCAGGGATTTAGCGACGAATGGTATCGGGCTGCCAAGCAGCATATTGCGGAAGTGGATCGCAATCGCGAGCTGGGAGAGGGCCTGAATCTAGATGATTCCGGAGTAGACGGAGTTTCCGGCAAGAAGGCTCCCGTGGCGAAGTTTGCCGAGGGGGACCGTGTGGTCCATAAAATTATGGGCGCCGGTACCATCGTTGGCATCGACGCCGAGAATTTCTATTACGAAATCAAGTTCGATAAGATTGCGACCCATAGGGCCATACAGTTTGATTATCCGCTAGAAGCTGAGTGA
- a CDS encoding ABC transporter permease codes for MKIRLTTETKNRLKRFRKNKRAFWSLIVLVVAYLLSLTSPWTVNDKPLYMSSNGKSYFPAFARYSEKDFGGTYDTEPDYALLIAEADECHADGFTGSNCDDIWTIMPPIPHDPLKADLDDDGTPPYAPSGKHWLGTDSNGRDVLSRLIHGFRICISFSLLLTLLGTFLGIVIGGIQGYLGKFWDTGMQRMIEIWSSLPMLYVVILIGSIYGRSFWLLILIMAAFNWISLSYYMRGEFLKLRNMTYVQSAKVLGLSHRHIFFKEILPNAMTPVVTLFPFTLIGGIGSLTSLDFLGFGLQPPTPSWGELMSQGLNNLYAPWISVSTVLALFVTLLLTTFVGEGVRDAMDPKSGDRYE; via the coding sequence ATGAAAATTCGCTTGACCACAGAAACGAAAAACAGACTGAAGCGCTTCCGCAAGAATAAGCGTGCCTTCTGGTCCTTGATCGTCCTGGTGGTGGCTTACCTCCTTTCCTTGACCAGCCCCTGGACTGTAAACGACAAACCGCTTTACATGAGCTCCAACGGAAAGTCCTATTTCCCTGCCTTCGCCCGCTATAGCGAAAAGGATTTTGGTGGAACTTACGATACGGAACCGGATTATGCGCTCCTAATTGCAGAGGCTGATGAATGCCATGCGGATGGCTTTACCGGTTCCAACTGCGATGATATCTGGACCATCATGCCGCCAATTCCTCACGATCCTTTGAAGGCGGATTTGGATGATGATGGAACTCCGCCTTACGCTCCCAGCGGCAAGCACTGGCTGGGCACAGATAGCAATGGACGTGATGTTCTTTCCCGATTGATTCATGGCTTTAGAATTTGCATTAGCTTTAGTTTGCTGCTGACTTTGCTGGGAACGTTCCTAGGCATTGTCATTGGCGGTATTCAAGGCTACCTCGGGAAGTTCTGGGATACGGGTATGCAGCGTATGATTGAAATCTGGTCTTCGCTGCCTATGCTTTACGTGGTGATTCTCATCGGTAGTATTTACGGTCGCAGTTTCTGGCTTTTGATCCTCATTATGGCAGCCTTCAACTGGATTTCCCTCAGTTACTACATGCGTGGGGAATTCCTGAAGTTGCGTAATATGACTTACGTCCAGTCAGCCAAGGTGCTGGGACTTTCCCATCGTCATATTTTCTTTAAGGAAATTCTGCCCAACGCCATGACCCCGGTGGTGACCTTGTTCCCCTTTACCCTTATTGGCGGTATCGGTAGCTTGACTTCCCTGGACTTCTTGGGTTTTGGCCTGCAGCCTCCCACACCTAGTTGGGGCGAGCTTATGAGCCAGGGATTGAACAATCTTTACGCTCCCTGGATTTCTGTCAGCACGGTTCTTGCTCTTTTCGTGACTTTGCTCTTGACCACTTTCGTTGGGGAAGGCGTCCGCGATGCTATGGACCCCAAGTCCGGAGATCGATATGAGTAA
- the hflX gene encoding GTPase HflX, with amino-acid sequence MRRQDNQRNRGNALEFNRGLDSEHADEFTESEKPRKSRGERGLKENKVEKERCILIGIATPKVRPWLATEQLAELGRLAETAGAEVVQSFLQRVQQFNAATLIGEGKVNQVKIALEENDAKMVVFDDDLSGSQVRNLEARLPGIKVLDRTGLILDIFAKHAVTAESRLMVEVAQLQYMMPRLTGAWTHLCRQHNGGIGTKGPGETQLETDRRLIRKRIQELKKKLEKIEDARESQAENRSDIFHVGIVGYTNAGKSTLTNRMTGADVYVEDKLFATLDSTTRKLFLDGESIILSDTVGFIRKLPHNLIETFKSTLGVAAHADCILEVVDGSAPDYREHLEVTHKTLEGIISPETPRLRVFNKVEVCDEERRKELSENYPEAIQVSARENIGMERLREAFKEQLATWHKKREAQAAQIKEVVESPWPAHPAESVSDKSFNSKRDEDWREPGIYDE; translated from the coding sequence GTGCGCAGACAAGACAACCAGCGAAATCGTGGAAACGCCCTGGAATTCAACCGTGGGCTCGACAGTGAGCACGCCGACGAATTTACCGAATCCGAGAAGCCCCGCAAATCCCGTGGGGAAAGAGGCCTGAAGGAAAATAAGGTGGAAAAGGAACGTTGCATCCTGATCGGAATCGCAACTCCCAAGGTTCGCCCCTGGCTTGCCACAGAACAGCTGGCGGAACTAGGCCGACTTGCAGAAACCGCCGGTGCAGAAGTCGTCCAGAGTTTTTTGCAGCGCGTCCAGCAGTTCAACGCAGCAACGCTGATTGGTGAAGGCAAGGTGAACCAGGTCAAGATTGCCCTGGAAGAAAACGATGCCAAGATGGTGGTGTTTGACGATGACCTTTCTGGTTCCCAGGTGCGTAACTTGGAAGCACGACTTCCCGGAATAAAAGTTTTGGACCGTACCGGTCTTATTCTGGATATCTTTGCAAAGCATGCAGTTACTGCCGAAAGCCGCCTTATGGTGGAAGTGGCACAGTTGCAGTACATGATGCCCCGCCTAACAGGTGCGTGGACTCACCTTTGCCGCCAGCACAACGGCGGTATCGGAACGAAAGGTCCTGGTGAAACCCAGCTGGAAACGGACCGCCGACTGATTCGTAAAAGAATTCAGGAACTGAAGAAGAAGCTGGAAAAAATTGAAGACGCCCGAGAAAGCCAGGCAGAGAATCGCAGTGACATTTTCCATGTGGGTATCGTCGGCTACACCAACGCAGGTAAGTCCACTCTTACCAACCGTATGACAGGCGCAGATGTCTATGTGGAAGACAAGCTGTTTGCCACTTTGGACAGTACCACACGCAAGCTGTTCCTGGATGGAGAAAGCATCATTTTGTCCGACACCGTGGGATTTATCCGCAAGCTGCCTCACAATTTAATCGAAACCTTCAAGAGCACCCTTGGGGTAGCCGCCCACGCCGACTGTATCCTTGAGGTGGTAGACGGTAGCGCACCCGACTACAGGGAACATCTGGAAGTGACCCACAAGACGCTGGAAGGGATCATCAGTCCGGAAACGCCTAGACTCCGCGTATTCAACAAGGTGGAAGTCTGCGATGAAGAACGTCGAAAGGAACTGTCGGAAAATTATCCCGAAGCCATTCAGGTCAGTGCCCGAGAGAATATTGGCATGGAACGTCTGAGAGAAGCGTTCAAGGAACAGCTGGCCACCTGGCACAAGAAGCGCGAGGCCCAGGCCGCGCAAATCAAGGAGGTGGTTGAATCGCCCTGGCCCGCCCATCCGGCAGAAAGCGTTTCCGACAAGAGTTTTAACAGCAAGCGTGACGAAGACTGGCGCGAACCAGGAATTTACGATGAATAG
- a CDS encoding phosphatidylglycerophosphatase A, protein MNKEELKEKYGKKRVPHQWRGTDFISAQICTFFGSGMSPKAPGTMGSLAAAIVAYPMALLFSKCPCLDISIPLGNLTINFAFLAAALIVFFAAIPFVKKAMNDTQTEDPGWIVIDEVCGIFMTFAFVSSSALLAAPWLLAIGFGLFRFFDILKPLGIHKFEAFPGAWGVMADDLLGGVYAGILMGVIAAITF, encoded by the coding sequence ATGAATAAAGAAGAATTGAAAGAAAAATATGGCAAGAAGCGCGTGCCTCACCAGTGGCGCGGTACAGATTTCATCTCCGCACAGATTTGTACCTTCTTTGGCTCCGGCATGAGTCCCAAGGCTCCCGGCACCATGGGAAGCCTGGCTGCAGCCATCGTCGCCTACCCTATGGCATTGCTGTTTAGCAAGTGCCCCTGCTTGGACATTTCCATTCCCCTCGGGAACCTGACCATCAATTTCGCTTTTCTCGCAGCCGCCCTCATCGTCTTTTTTGCTGCAATACCTTTCGTAAAGAAAGCAATGAACGACACCCAGACGGAAGATCCGGGCTGGATTGTCATTGACGAAGTGTGCGGAATCTTTATGACATTTGCCTTTGTCAGCAGTTCCGCCCTTCTGGCAGCCCCCTGGCTGTTGGCAATTGGATTTGGACTATTCCGCTTCTTTGACATTCTGAAGCCTCTGGGCATCCACAAGTTCGAAGCTTTCCCCGGCGCTTGGGGCGTGATGGCTGATGACCTGTTAGGCGGCGTCTACGCAGGTATTCTCATGGGCGTCATTGCCGCTATTACGTTTTAA